The following are encoded in a window of Vicia villosa cultivar HV-30 ecotype Madison, WI unplaced genomic scaffold, Vvil1.0 ctg.006034F_1_1, whole genome shotgun sequence genomic DNA:
- the LOC131642890 gene encoding homeobox-leucine zipper protein ANTHOCYANINLESS 2-like isoform X1, whose product MGFESGNIYCSMQNSSSSTFFSTQRNMEGRGEIGLTGDGLDTSMIGRMREDEYESRSGSDNFELDGMSGDEQDGGDDQRKRKKRYHRHTPNQIQELESFFKECPHPDEKQRLDLSRRLGLENKQVKFWFQNRRTQMKTQLERHENIMLKQENDKLRGENNIMKDAMVNPICNNCGGPAIPGQILFEEHQIRIENARLKDELNRICALTNKFLGKPISSMANPMALSASNSGLELGIGRNGYGGGSSSLGPSLPMGLDLGDCSAMPGIRSPMGMMGNSNDIQLERSVLIDLALAAMDELLKMAQPDSPIWIKGLDGERDILNQEEYARFSSCIGPKPPGFVAEATRETGIVIINSSALMETLMDANRYADMFQSMIARSVNLDVLSGGIGGTRNGAIHLMHAEVQLLSPLVPVRPVRILRFCKQHAEGVWAVVDVSVEMGHDANSQPFISCRRLPSGCIVQDMPNGYSKVTWIEHWEYDESVVHQLYRPLLISGIGFGAHRWIATLQRQCEGLAILLSSSISSDDHTALSQAGRRSMLKLAQRMTNNFCSGVCASSARKWDSLQMGTLSDDMRVMTRKNVDDPGEPPGIVLSAATSVWMPVSRQRVFDFLRDERLRSEWDILSNGGPMQEMVHIAKGQGQGNCVSLLRANAVNANDSSMLILQETWMDTSCSVVVYAPVDAQSLNVVMSGGDSAYVALLPSGFAIVPDGSNSSSYGASSETSQKGNGGDNGGSLLTVGFQILVNSLPTAKLTMESVDTVNNLISCTIQKIKAALRVA is encoded by the exons ATGGGTTTTGAAAGTGGGAACATTTACTGTTCAATGCAAAATTCTTCTAGTTCTACCTTCTTCTCAACT CAAAGAAACATGGAAGGTCGGGGTGAGATCGGTCTTACCGGTGATGGTTTAGATACTAGTATGATTGGGAGAATGAGGGAAGATGAGTATGAAAGCCGGTCGGGAAGTGATAACTTTGAACTCGATGGAATGTCTGGTGATGAACAAGATGGTGGCGATGATCAGCGCAAGAGGAAGAAGAGATACCATAGACACACTCCTAATCAAATTCAAGAGCTTGAAAG tttCTTCAAAGAGTGTCCTCATCCTGATGAAAAACAAAGGTTGGATCTTAGTAGGCGACTAGGCTTGGAAAATAAACAAGTTAAGTTCTGGTTTCAGAATCGCCGAACCCAAATGAAG ACTCAACTGGAAAGACATGAAAACATAATGCTTAAGCAGGAAAATGACAAGCTAAGAGGGGAGAATAATATAATGAAAGATGCAATGGTAAATCCAATATGTAACAACTGCGGTGGGCCGGCGATTCCCGGTCAGATTTTGTTTGAAGAGCACCAGATTAGAATCGAAAATGCCCGTCTAAAGGATGAATTGAATCGTATATGTGCTTTAACAAACAAGTTTCTCGGCAAACCGATATCATCAATGGCTAATCCCATGGCTCTATCAGCCTCAAATTCGGGTCTGGAACTTGGTATTGGAAGGAATGGTTATGGTGGTGGTTCGAGCTCTCTTGGCCCGTCCTTACCAATGGGACTTGATCTCGGAGATTGTTCTGCAATGCCTGGTATTAGATCACCAATGGGAATGATGGGAAATAGTAATGACATTCAGCTTGAGAGATCGGTGCTTATAGATCTTGCATTAGCTGCTATGGATGAACTATTAAAGATGGCTCAGCCAGATAGTCCTATTTGGATTAAGGGTTTGGACGGAGAGAGGGACATATTGAATCAAGAAGAGTATGCAAGGTTTTCCTCTTGCATTGGTCCGAAACCTCCGGGTTTTGTTGCCGAAGCTACGAGAGAAACCGGCATAGTAATCATCAACAGTTCAGCCCTTATGGAAACTTTGATGGATGCG AATCGATACGCAGACATGTTTCAGTCTATGATAGCTAGATCCGTAAACCTTGATGTTTTATCTGGTGGCATTGGTGGAACCAGAAATGGTGCTATACATTTG ATGCATGCTGAGGTTCAATTACTTTCACCATTAGTTCCGGTTCGCCCAGTGAGAATACTGCGCTTCTGTAAGCAACATGCAGAAGGTGTATGGGCTGTGGTTGATGTTTCTGTTGAGATGGGTCATGATGCTAATTCTCAACCATTTATTAGCTGTAGAAGACTTCCTTCAGGATGTATTGTGCAGGATATGCCAAATGGTTATTCCAAG GTAACTTGGATTGAGCATTGGGAGTATGATGAGAGTGTTGTTCATCAACTCTATCGTCCGTTGCTTATTTCCGGTATTGGATTCGGTGCTCATAGATGGATCGCCACTCTCCAAAGGCAGTGTGAAGGTTTGGCTATCCTTTTATCGTCGTCCATCTCAAGTGACGATCACACGG CACTGAGCCAAGCTGGTAGAAGAAGCATGCTGAAGCTGGCACAACGCATGACGAATAATTTTTGTTCAGGGGTTTGTGCTTCATCTGCGAGGAAGTGGGATAGCCTTCAAATGGGGACCTTGAGTGATGATATGAGAGTTATGACTAGGAAAAATGTTGATGACCCTGGTGAGCCTCCTGGTATTGTGCTCAGTGCAGCAACATCTGTTTGGATGCCTGTTTCAAGACAAAGAGTGTTTGATTTTCTACGTGATGAACGGCTTAGAAGCGAGTGGGACATCTTGTCAAACGGCGGACCAATGCAAGAAATGGTTCACATTGCCAAAGGTCAAGGACAGGGAAATTGCGTTTCTCTCCTACGTGCTAAT GCTGTTAATGCGAATGATAGCAGCATGTTGATTCTGCAAGAGACATGGATGGATACATCGTGTTCGGTTGTGGTGTATGCACCGGTTGACGCACAATCATTGAACGTGGTAATGAGCGGTGGGGATTCTGCATATGTTGCACTCTTGCCTTCAGGCTTTGCCATTGTTCCTGATGGTAGTAATTCCTCTAGCTATGGTGCATCAAGTGAGACTTCACAGAAAGGCAACGGAGGCGACAATGGCGGAAGTTTGCTAACCGTCGGGTTCCAAATTCTGGTCAATAGTCTTCCAACCGCCAAGCTCACAATGGAATCAGTTGATACCGTGAATAATCTCATCTCGTGCACCATTCAGAAGATCAAAGCCGCGCTTAGAGTTGCATAA
- the LOC131642890 gene encoding homeobox-leucine zipper protein ANTHOCYANINLESS 2-like isoform X2 → MEGRGEIGLTGDGLDTSMIGRMREDEYESRSGSDNFELDGMSGDEQDGGDDQRKRKKRYHRHTPNQIQELESFFKECPHPDEKQRLDLSRRLGLENKQVKFWFQNRRTQMKTQLERHENIMLKQENDKLRGENNIMKDAMVNPICNNCGGPAIPGQILFEEHQIRIENARLKDELNRICALTNKFLGKPISSMANPMALSASNSGLELGIGRNGYGGGSSSLGPSLPMGLDLGDCSAMPGIRSPMGMMGNSNDIQLERSVLIDLALAAMDELLKMAQPDSPIWIKGLDGERDILNQEEYARFSSCIGPKPPGFVAEATRETGIVIINSSALMETLMDANRYADMFQSMIARSVNLDVLSGGIGGTRNGAIHLMHAEVQLLSPLVPVRPVRILRFCKQHAEGVWAVVDVSVEMGHDANSQPFISCRRLPSGCIVQDMPNGYSKVTWIEHWEYDESVVHQLYRPLLISGIGFGAHRWIATLQRQCEGLAILLSSSISSDDHTALSQAGRRSMLKLAQRMTNNFCSGVCASSARKWDSLQMGTLSDDMRVMTRKNVDDPGEPPGIVLSAATSVWMPVSRQRVFDFLRDERLRSEWDILSNGGPMQEMVHIAKGQGQGNCVSLLRANAVNANDSSMLILQETWMDTSCSVVVYAPVDAQSLNVVMSGGDSAYVALLPSGFAIVPDGSNSSSYGASSETSQKGNGGDNGGSLLTVGFQILVNSLPTAKLTMESVDTVNNLISCTIQKIKAALRVA, encoded by the exons ATGGAAGGTCGGGGTGAGATCGGTCTTACCGGTGATGGTTTAGATACTAGTATGATTGGGAGAATGAGGGAAGATGAGTATGAAAGCCGGTCGGGAAGTGATAACTTTGAACTCGATGGAATGTCTGGTGATGAACAAGATGGTGGCGATGATCAGCGCAAGAGGAAGAAGAGATACCATAGACACACTCCTAATCAAATTCAAGAGCTTGAAAG tttCTTCAAAGAGTGTCCTCATCCTGATGAAAAACAAAGGTTGGATCTTAGTAGGCGACTAGGCTTGGAAAATAAACAAGTTAAGTTCTGGTTTCAGAATCGCCGAACCCAAATGAAG ACTCAACTGGAAAGACATGAAAACATAATGCTTAAGCAGGAAAATGACAAGCTAAGAGGGGAGAATAATATAATGAAAGATGCAATGGTAAATCCAATATGTAACAACTGCGGTGGGCCGGCGATTCCCGGTCAGATTTTGTTTGAAGAGCACCAGATTAGAATCGAAAATGCCCGTCTAAAGGATGAATTGAATCGTATATGTGCTTTAACAAACAAGTTTCTCGGCAAACCGATATCATCAATGGCTAATCCCATGGCTCTATCAGCCTCAAATTCGGGTCTGGAACTTGGTATTGGAAGGAATGGTTATGGTGGTGGTTCGAGCTCTCTTGGCCCGTCCTTACCAATGGGACTTGATCTCGGAGATTGTTCTGCAATGCCTGGTATTAGATCACCAATGGGAATGATGGGAAATAGTAATGACATTCAGCTTGAGAGATCGGTGCTTATAGATCTTGCATTAGCTGCTATGGATGAACTATTAAAGATGGCTCAGCCAGATAGTCCTATTTGGATTAAGGGTTTGGACGGAGAGAGGGACATATTGAATCAAGAAGAGTATGCAAGGTTTTCCTCTTGCATTGGTCCGAAACCTCCGGGTTTTGTTGCCGAAGCTACGAGAGAAACCGGCATAGTAATCATCAACAGTTCAGCCCTTATGGAAACTTTGATGGATGCG AATCGATACGCAGACATGTTTCAGTCTATGATAGCTAGATCCGTAAACCTTGATGTTTTATCTGGTGGCATTGGTGGAACCAGAAATGGTGCTATACATTTG ATGCATGCTGAGGTTCAATTACTTTCACCATTAGTTCCGGTTCGCCCAGTGAGAATACTGCGCTTCTGTAAGCAACATGCAGAAGGTGTATGGGCTGTGGTTGATGTTTCTGTTGAGATGGGTCATGATGCTAATTCTCAACCATTTATTAGCTGTAGAAGACTTCCTTCAGGATGTATTGTGCAGGATATGCCAAATGGTTATTCCAAG GTAACTTGGATTGAGCATTGGGAGTATGATGAGAGTGTTGTTCATCAACTCTATCGTCCGTTGCTTATTTCCGGTATTGGATTCGGTGCTCATAGATGGATCGCCACTCTCCAAAGGCAGTGTGAAGGTTTGGCTATCCTTTTATCGTCGTCCATCTCAAGTGACGATCACACGG CACTGAGCCAAGCTGGTAGAAGAAGCATGCTGAAGCTGGCACAACGCATGACGAATAATTTTTGTTCAGGGGTTTGTGCTTCATCTGCGAGGAAGTGGGATAGCCTTCAAATGGGGACCTTGAGTGATGATATGAGAGTTATGACTAGGAAAAATGTTGATGACCCTGGTGAGCCTCCTGGTATTGTGCTCAGTGCAGCAACATCTGTTTGGATGCCTGTTTCAAGACAAAGAGTGTTTGATTTTCTACGTGATGAACGGCTTAGAAGCGAGTGGGACATCTTGTCAAACGGCGGACCAATGCAAGAAATGGTTCACATTGCCAAAGGTCAAGGACAGGGAAATTGCGTTTCTCTCCTACGTGCTAAT GCTGTTAATGCGAATGATAGCAGCATGTTGATTCTGCAAGAGACATGGATGGATACATCGTGTTCGGTTGTGGTGTATGCACCGGTTGACGCACAATCATTGAACGTGGTAATGAGCGGTGGGGATTCTGCATATGTTGCACTCTTGCCTTCAGGCTTTGCCATTGTTCCTGATGGTAGTAATTCCTCTAGCTATGGTGCATCAAGTGAGACTTCACAGAAAGGCAACGGAGGCGACAATGGCGGAAGTTTGCTAACCGTCGGGTTCCAAATTCTGGTCAATAGTCTTCCAACCGCCAAGCTCACAATGGAATCAGTTGATACCGTGAATAATCTCATCTCGTGCACCATTCAGAAGATCAAAGCCGCGCTTAGAGTTGCATAA